In Pyricularia oryzae 70-15 chromosome 2, whole genome shotgun sequence, one genomic interval encodes:
- a CDS encoding short-chain-fatty-acid-CoA ligase translates to MASIQPATSIEAPAVERERLSILHGPVDPPLVDFTLGELLELQCQQYGTEECVVIPWTGARWTYNELNQQSCLIARALLSMGVGMGDRVGIMAGNCEQYIAVFFAVARIGGILVILNNTYTKTEAQYALGFTDCKVFFTTRHIGRLDNELLLAELAEQPGSPTVVILRGDSGRFMTCKDVLHSGIRYSPRSLHEAQLKVLPYNVCNLQFTSGTTGRPKAAMLTHHNLVNNARYIGDRMRLTPADVLCCPPPLFHCFGLVLGMLATITHGGKVVYPAEVFDAPATLRAVQEEGCTALHGVPAMFDSLLALPEAQKLKASDLKLRTGIVAGAPVPRHLMEQMVSRLGMGEFTSSYGLTEASPTCFNAFTDDVVSRRLTTVGRLMPHAHAKIVDHDGNVVPLGRRGELCIAGYQLQAGYWNNSEKTGEVMVRDENGVLWLKTGDEAVFDADGYCSITGRFKDIIIRGGENIYPLEIEERLVQHPAVATAVVVGLKSERLGEVVGAFLGPADSHGQRSLPDDAEVREWVRAKLGSHKAPSHVFWLGQGGVPSEVPLTGSGKVRKFEMANLGNKLIEDKVKAKL, encoded by the exons ATGGCCTCAATACAACCAGCAACGAGCATAGAGGCTCCCGCCGTCGAGCGGGAGAGGCTCTCGATCCTGCACGGGCCGGTcgacccgccgctggtggacTTTACGCTGGGCGAGCTGTTGGAGCTGCAGTGCCAGCAGTACGGAACCGAGGAGTGCGTCGTGATCCCCTGGACGGGCGCGCGCTGGACCTACAACGAGCTGAACCAGCAGAGCTGCCTGATCGCCCGGGCGCTGCTGTCCATGGGCGTCGGCATGGGCGACCGGGTGGGCATCATGGCCGGCAACTGTGAGCAGTACATTGCTGTCTTTTTCGCCGTTGCCAGGATCGGTGGCATCCTGGTGATTCTCAACAATACGTATACAAAGACGGAGGCGCAGTATGCTTTGGGCTTTACAG ATTGCAAGGTATTTTTTACTACCCGCCACATTGGCCGACTAGACAACGAGCTACTGCTGGCCGAGCTGGCCGAACAGCCAGGCTCTCCAACGGTCGTCATACTCCGTGGCGACTCGGGCAGGTTCATGACGTGCAAGGATGTGTTGCACAGCGGCATCAGGTACAGCCCGCGCAGTCTGCACGAGGCGCAGCTAAAGGTGCTTCCGTACAACGTCTGCAACCTGCAGTTTACCAGCGGGACGACAGGCAGGCCCAAGGCTGCCATGTTGACACATCA CAACCTCGTCAACAACGCCCGCTACATCGGCGACCGCATGCGTCTCACACCTGCAGACGTCTTGTGCTGCCCCCCTCCCCTCTTCCACTGCTTCGGGCTCGTCCTGGGCATGCTGGCAACCATCACGCACGGCGGCAAGGTCGTGTATCCTGCCGAGGTCTTTGATGCGCCGGCGACGCTCCGCGCGGTCCAAGAGGAGGGCTGCACCGCGCTGCACGGCGTGCCGGCCATGTTCGACTCCCTCCTCGCGCTGCCGGAAGCCCAGAAGCTCAAGGCGTCGGACCTCAAGCTCCGCACGGGCATCGTGGCGGGGGCGCCGGTGCCGCGACACCTGATGGAGCAGATGGTGTCCCGGCTGGGCATGGGCGAGTTCACCAGCAGCTACGGGCTGACGGAGGCGAGCCCGACGTGCTTCAACGCCTTCACGGACGACGTGGTGTCGCGGCGGCTGACGACGGTGGGGAGGCTGATGCCGCACGCACACGCCAAGATTGTGGACCACGACGGCAACGTGGTGCCGCTGGGCCGGCGCGGCGAGCTCTGCATCGCGGGGTACCAGCTGCAGGCGGGCTACTGGAACAACTCGGAGAAGACGGGCGAGGTCATGGTGCGGGACGAGAACGGCGTGCTGTGGCTCAAGACGGGCGACGAGGCCGTgttcgacgccgacggctACTGCAGCATCACCGGCAGGTTCAAGGACATCATCATCCGGGGCGGCGAGAACATCTACCCGCTCGAGATCGAGGAGCGCCTGGTCCAGCACCCTGCCGTCGCcaccgccgtcgtcgtcggcctcaagTCGGAGCGCCTCGGCGAGGTGGTTGGCGCCTTCCTGGGCCCCGCCGACAGCCACGGCCAGAGGAGCCtgcccgacgacgccgaggtGAGGGAGTGGGTCAGGGCCAAGCTGGGGAGCCACAAGGCGCCGTCCCATGTGTTTTGGCTTGGGCAGGGGGGAGTGCCGAGCGAGGTGCCGTTGACGGGCAGTGGGAAGGTGAGGAAGTTTGAAATGGCGAATCTGGGGAACAAGTTGATTGAGGACAAGGTGAAGGCGAAGCTGTGA
- a CDS encoding aerobactin siderophore biosynthesis protein iucB, with translation MPPPALSSLDSSTTVLRLPHPYHTPYAVTKSSRTHGSDELPLYQLGITSTAPAGLAADRASHAVLHSDGIFFTEPTDLKSSDRPHESNNTPWGRARRSPSVTALWDAKRSALPTPAQLWLLAYLVFTVRPAEEAFRLTLNDGTSTAEGPRALGSRLKDLMLAVDHPVDSTDGAAAPPSELLVLRSTFWQGAGSPFGPRPVWAPDEAGTSSYPLAPLDGTLTAIPGTALCWHPRRPAKPRPGSVVYSRYVPHLAETFSMVALDWTDDAHLGLFHAWQNDPRVSQGWNETGTLDQHREYLRRLHEDPHQFAVLAAFEGVFFAYFEIYWAKEDRLGAYYQSGDFDRGRHSLVGDVRFRGPHRVSAWWSSLMHFLYLDEPRTTAVVGEPKSANSTVLSYDFIHGFGVEKFVDLPHKRSGLMHCSRERFFQLCPLAENDKVVGGTGVGLVPKL, from the exons ATGCCTCCACCAGCTCTTTCCTCACTCGACTCCTCCACGACCGTCCTCCGCCTCCCCCATCCCTACCACACGCCCTACGCCGTCACAAAATCCAGCCGCACGCACGGCAGTGACGAGCTCCCTCTCTACCAGCTCGGCATCACCAGCACCGCCCCGGCAGGCCTCGCCGCGGACCGGGCCAGCCATGCGGTGCTCCACAGCGACGGCATCTTCTTCACGGAGCCGACGGACCTCAAGTCGTCGGACCGCCCCCACGAGTCCAACAACACCCCCtggggccgcgcgcgccgcTCCCCGTCGGTGACGGCCCTCTGGGACGCCAAGAGGTCCGCGCTCCCCACGCCGGCCCAGCTCTGGCTGCTCGCCTACCTCGTCTTCACGGTCCggccggccgaggaggccttcCGCCTGACGCTGAACGACGGCACCAGCACGGCCGAGGGCCCCCGGGCTCTGGGCTCACGGCTCAAGGACCTGATGCTGGCGGTCGACCACCCGGTGGACTCGACGGACGGcgccgcggcgcccccctcggagctgctggtgctgcgctCGACGTTTTGGCAGGGCGCCGGCTCGCCGTTTGGCCCGCGGCCCGTGTGGGCGCCCGACGAGGCCGGCACGTCGTCGTACCCGCTGGCGCCGCTGGACGGCACGCTGACGGCGATCCCGGGCACGGCGCTGTGCTGGCACCCGCGCCGGCCCGCCAAGCCCCGGCCCGGAAGCGTCGTCTACAGCCGCTACGTGCCGCACCTGGCCGAGACCTTTAGCATGGTGGCGCTGGACTGGACCGACGACGCGCACCTGGGCCTGTTCCACGCATGGCAGAACGACCCCCGCGTCAGCCAGGGCTGGAACGAGACGGGCACCCTGGACCAGCACCGCGAGTACCTGCGCAGGCTGCACGAGGACCCGCATCAGTTTGCGGTGCTGGCGGCGTTTGAGGGGGTGTTTTTTGCCTATTTTGAGATTTACTGGGCCAAG GAGGACCGCCTCGGAGCCTACTACCAATCCGGCGACTTTGACCGCGGCCGACACTCCCTGGTGGGCGACGTGCGGTTCCGCGGCCCGCACCGCGTGTCGGCCTGGTGGTCCAGCCTGATGCACTTTTTGTACCTCGACGAGCCGCGGACCACGGCCGTCGTGGGCGAGCCCAAGTCTGCCAACAGCACCGTGCTGTCCTACGACTTTATCCACGgcttcggcgtcgaaaaGTTTGTCGACCTGCCGCACAAGCGGAGCGGGCTCATGCACTGCTCGCGCGAGAGGTTCTTCCAGCTGTGTCCGCTGGCCGAGAACGACAAGGTCGTCGGCGGCACCGGTGTGGGATTGGTGCCCAAGTTGTAA
- a CDS encoding salicylate hydroxylase: MNGTATGPRGIHVAIVGGGIAGVTLALGLQKRGVSFTLYERAREIREIGAGIGLSPNAERAMEMLDRKTVLDAYKRIATPNGVDEFQWIDGYRTDELIYTLYMGKDGFQGCRRSDLVDEWIKTLPADCISLGKEAKSIRQHGDGSSSNGSSNGTTAGGWRGGVEITFKDGTTATADAVVGCDGIWSRVRELLLGADNPASHAGYTGKYCFRTLVPYAKALEVLGHERVHTRYMYNGPGAHCITYPVGLGDNTVLNVLVALSDPNPWPLEETGGKHTAPGTREEAERATRDFHPTFRKVVSLLPDKVEKWAIFDSMENPAPTYSKGQVCLAGDAAHATGPHLGAGAGVGIEDALLLSTLLERIDQAVKSSSSSSDDDSNEEKKRDMITRALDIYDGLRRERTQWLVVATREAVDMIQWSQGEAVGKDGEAFGREIGKRFHRVWDYDLDAMLREGLEKLGIPPPMQPGVPNSA; this comes from the coding sequence ATGAACGGCACAGCCACGGGCCCCAGAGGCATCCATGTCGCCATCGTAGGCGGAGGGATCGCGGGCGTGACTCTGGCGCTGGGGCTCCAGAAGCGGGGCGTGTCGTTCACGCTGTACGAGCGCGCCCGAGAGATCCGCGAGATTGGGGCGGGAATCGGGCTGTCGCCAAATGCGGAGCGGGCAATGGAGATGCTGGACCGCAAGACGGTGCTGGACGCCTACAAGAGGATCGCGACGCCAAACGGCGTGGACGAGTTCCAGTGGATTGACGGCTACCGCACCGACGAGCTCATCTACACGCTCTACATGGGCAAGGACGGGTTCCAGGGCTGTCGGCGATCGGACCTGGTGGACGAGTGGATCAAGACCCTGCCGGCCGACTGCATCAGCCTGGGAAAGGAGGCCAAGTCCATCAGGCAGCATGgcgacggcagcagcagcaatggcagcagcaacggcaCGACGGCAGGTGGCTGGCGGGGCGGGGTCGAAATCACCTTCAAGGACGGCACCACGGCCACAGCCGACGCGGTGGTGGGCTGCGACGGCATCTGGTCTCGGGTGCGCGAGCTCCTGCTGGGAGCGGACAACCCGGCGTCGCACGCGGGATACACGGGCAAGTACTGCTTCCGGACGCTGGTGCCGTACGCCAAGGCGCTCGAGGTGCTGGGCCACGAGCGCGTGCACACGCGCTACATGTACAACGGGCCGGGGGCGCACTGCATCACGTATCCGGTGGGGCTGGGCGACAACACGGTGCTCAACGTGCTGGTGGCGCTGTCGGACCCGAACCCTTGGCCGCTCGAGGAGACTGGCGGCAAGCACACGGCGCCGGGCACGAGGGAGGAGGCGGAGCGCGCCACCAGGGACTTCCATCCTACCTTTCGCAAGGTCGTCAGTCTCCTGCCAGACAAGGTGGAGAAGTGGGCCATCTTCGACTCGATGGAGAACCCAGCCCCGACCTACTCCAAGGGCCAGGTCTGCCTCGCCGGTGACGCGGCCCACGCGACCGGGCCACACCTGGGGGCGGGGGCCGGCGTCGGCATCGAGGACGCCCTGCTGCTGTcgacgctgctggagcgCATCGACCAGGCCGTCAAgagtagcagcagcagcagtgacGACGACAGCAACGAGGAAAAAAAGCGCGACATGATCACTCGCGCCCTCGACATCTACGACGGCCTGCGGCGCGAGAGGACGCAGTGGCTCGTCGTGGCCACGCGCGAGGCCGTCGACATGATCCAGTGGAGCCAGGGCGAAGCTGTGGGTAAGGACGGTGAAGCTTTTGGGCGCGAGATCGGCAAGCGTTTCCATCGCGTGTGGGACTACGATCTAGATGCCATGTTGAGGGAGGGGCTTGAAAAGCTTGGGATCCCCCCGCCCATGCAGCCAGGGGTTCCCAATAGTGCGTGA